In Nostoc sp. ATCC 53789, a single genomic region encodes these proteins:
- a CDS encoding pentapeptide repeat-containing protein — MTTTELLERYATGVDLNGVDLSGAVLTGINLNRGDLSIPPLLVDFYNRYCNNDFYYFIKLIVFIPINYE; from the coding sequence ATGACGACTACTGAGTTGTTAGAGCGTTACGCTACTGGAGTTGACTTAAATGGAGTCGATTTGAGTGGGGCTGTGTTGACTGGAATTAACTTGAATCGAGGCGACCTCAGTATACCCCCTCTATTGGTTGATTTTTATAATCGTTACTGCAACAATGATTTTTATTACTTCATAAAACTGATAGTATTTATTCCAATAAATTATGAATAA
- a CDS encoding ParA family protein gives MTVLVGVISQKGGVGKSTLARLIAREYAAAGWDVKIADLDISQGTSTDWKQRRSVNGIQPEIAVEPFRTVAQALKHASVYDLMVMDGPPHSMQGTLEIARASDLLVLPTGLSLDDLKPSVLLAHELVNAKISTDKIIFVLCRVGDRENEIEDARSYIHKAGYVTVAGSISEKTAYRQASDNGRAVSEVTFPTLKQRAEQVAQGIIDLLSKQES, from the coding sequence ATGACCGTATTGGTGGGTGTCATTTCTCAAAAAGGGGGGGTAGGTAAAAGCACCCTTGCTCGGCTCATTGCTCGTGAATATGCTGCTGCTGGCTGGGATGTAAAAATTGCCGACCTGGATATTTCTCAAGGTACAAGTACTGATTGGAAGCAACGCCGCTCAGTCAATGGTATCCAGCCGGAGATTGCAGTTGAACCATTCCGCACTGTTGCTCAAGCTCTGAAACACGCCTCGGTTTATGACCTCATGGTTATGGACGGGCCACCACATTCTATGCAAGGGACACTGGAAATTGCCCGTGCAAGTGATTTACTTGTCCTGCCCACAGGCTTATCACTGGATGACCTCAAACCGTCTGTACTGTTGGCGCATGAATTGGTAAACGCCAAAATCTCTACGGATAAAATTATTTTTGTTTTATGTCGAGTCGGCGATCGGGAGAATGAAATTGAGGATGCCCGATCATATATTCATAAAGCTGGATATGTCACAGTAGCTGGTTCAATTTCAGAAAAGACTGCTTACCGACAGGCAAGTGATAACGGTCGTGCTGTTTCTGAGGTCACGTTTCCTACTTTGAAGCAACGGGCAGAACAAGTAGCCCAAGGAATTATTGATCTGTTGAGCAAGCAAGAGTCCTAA